One genomic region from Candidatus Endomicrobiellum trichonymphae encodes:
- a CDS encoding exodeoxyribonuclease III, producing the protein MKIVSWNVNGIRAIYKKDFTAWFKDENADIVCVQETKAVETQFPKDIKEINGYNFYCSSAEKKGYSGVAVWSKIKPDFVIASIENKVFDNEGRIIRLDFKDFIIFNVYFPNGGASQERLKYKMEFYDYLIKYLKQFKDKTVIICGDYNTAHFSIDLARPKENEKVSGFMPEEREKLDNLVSSGFIDTFRYFNKEPGNYTWWDYKTAARSRNIGWRIDHFFMSQHSVKRLKSADIKKSVSGSDHCPVSITVF; encoded by the coding sequence ATGAAAATAGTTTCATGGAATGTAAACGGAATAAGAGCAATATATAAAAAAGATTTTACTGCTTGGTTTAAAGATGAAAACGCCGATATTGTCTGCGTGCAGGAAACAAAAGCCGTCGAGACACAGTTTCCCAAAGATATAAAAGAAATCAATGGATACAATTTTTATTGTTCTTCCGCAGAAAAAAAGGGTTACAGCGGCGTTGCCGTCTGGTCAAAAATCAAGCCCGATTTCGTAATCGCCAGCATTGAAAATAAAGTTTTTGACAATGAAGGCAGAATAATCCGCCTTGATTTTAAGGATTTTATTATTTTCAACGTTTACTTTCCTAATGGCGGCGCCTCGCAAGAGCGTCTTAAATATAAAATGGAATTTTACGACTATTTAATCAAATATCTCAAACAGTTTAAAGATAAAACAGTAATTATATGCGGCGATTATAATACCGCACATTTTTCGATAGATTTGGCAAGACCCAAAGAAAATGAAAAAGTATCCGGTTTTATGCCTGAAGAAAGAGAAAAACTTGATAATCTTGTTTCATCTGGTTTCATTGATACATTCAGGTACTTTAATAAAGAACCAGGCAATTATACATGGTGGGATTATAAAACTGCCGCAAGATCAAGGAACATAGGCTGGAGGATAGATCACTTTTTTATGTCGCAACATTCAGTCAAACGACTGAAATCTGCAGATATTAAGAAATCAGTTTCAGGTTCAGACCACTGCCCGGTTTCAATAACAGTTTTTTAG
- a CDS encoding LA_2272 family surface repeat-containing protein: protein MNRLLSALCAIAVFTSISFATTPLKLSIWEKTAIPQDDSVNGLEIGIGTYTPEVKGILCNLIYAKTDDCSGWQHACLITFTELFKGLQTGIINLNSGEISGIQKGFFNKAVSVKGIQVGFINVAENMEGIQLGFINFIKKGPIPIMIIANARF from the coding sequence ATGAATAGATTATTGTCAGCATTATGCGCAATTGCCGTGTTTACAAGTATCTCTTTTGCAACAACGCCGCTTAAACTTTCTATATGGGAAAAAACCGCTATACCGCAAGACGATTCTGTTAACGGTTTAGAAATAGGTATCGGAACTTACACTCCTGAAGTAAAAGGTATACTGTGTAATCTCATTTATGCAAAAACCGATGATTGTTCAGGCTGGCAGCACGCATGTCTTATAACTTTTACAGAATTATTTAAAGGATTGCAGACCGGTATAATAAATTTAAACTCAGGTGAAATTTCAGGCATACAGAAAGGATTTTTTAACAAAGCAGTATCAGTAAAAGGTATTCAGGTAGGCTTTATAAATGTGGCTGAAAATATGGAAGGCATACAACTCGGTTTTATAAATTTCATTAAAAAGGGTCCTATTCCTATAATGATAATTGCCAATGCAAGGTTTTAA
- the yihA gene encoding ribosome biogenesis GTP-binding protein YihA/YsxC, giving the protein MLEKTVFFRATAEADSLPKSVAEIIFSGRSNVGKSSVINALCSQKNLARISKTPGRTRSINVYSVSLRKWIVDLPGYGFARVSLQEKKLWNKMMEECIIKRNSNKTVYIVIDAFVGPTELDFDMTKWLKEYNISFKIIANKCDKVPQTISEDEIQSKAAECFGTDKPNVFTVSAKKRNGFNKLKTDILKFFNS; this is encoded by the coding sequence ATGTTAGAGAAAACAGTTTTTTTCAGAGCTACAGCAGAGGCGGATTCTCTGCCAAAAAGTGTTGCAGAGATTATTTTTTCCGGAAGATCTAATGTCGGAAAAAGCAGCGTTATAAACGCTTTATGTTCGCAAAAGAATTTAGCAAGAATATCAAAAACGCCAGGCAGAACTAGAAGCATAAATGTTTACAGCGTTTCTTTAAGAAAATGGATAGTAGATTTGCCGGGGTACGGCTTTGCAAGAGTAAGTCTGCAGGAAAAAAAACTTTGGAATAAGATGATGGAAGAATGCATAATCAAAAGAAATAGCAATAAGACGGTTTACATAGTTATAGACGCCTTTGTAGGTCCTACAGAATTAGATTTCGATATGACTAAATGGCTTAAAGAGTATAATATTTCTTTTAAAATTATCGCAAACAAATGCGATAAAGTGCCTCAAACTATTTCTGAAGACGAAATACAAAGTAAAGCGGCAGAGTGTTTTGGTACAGATAAACCAAACGTATTTACAGTAAGCGCAAAAAAGAGAAACGGATTTAATAAACTGAAAACAGATATTTTAAAATTCTTTAACAGTTAG
- a CDS encoding Bax inhibitor-1/YccA family protein — MSNPLLKDSVFQSTESYSEVMTMSGTINKSIILWILLVGSAFYSWTHPGVIAPLLFPISIGAFVLAFVSIFKKTATPFLSPLYAMCEGFVLGTVSLYFEKSYPGIVVNAILSTICVLFCMLASYKAGILKATPRFQKTVIFSTLAIAFVYIADLLLNSFGAGKLPYIHDSSTFGVIISIVIVAVASFNLIIDFDLIEKGAYDRAPKYMEWYSALSLMITLVWLYLEMLKLLSKLNRKD, encoded by the coding sequence ATGAGCAATCCGCTTTTAAAAGATAGCGTTTTTCAATCGACTGAAAGCTATAGTGAAGTTATGACGATGTCGGGAACAATAAATAAAAGTATAATTTTATGGATTCTTCTTGTGGGGAGCGCATTTTATTCGTGGACGCATCCCGGAGTAATAGCGCCTTTGCTGTTTCCGATATCAATCGGAGCTTTTGTTCTGGCTTTTGTTTCAATATTTAAAAAGACAGCAACGCCGTTTTTGTCACCACTTTATGCAATGTGCGAAGGATTTGTTCTTGGTACGGTTTCTTTGTATTTTGAAAAGTCGTATCCGGGCATTGTAGTAAATGCAATCCTTTCAACAATCTGCGTTTTATTTTGTATGCTTGCCTCTTACAAAGCCGGCATACTTAAAGCCACTCCGAGATTTCAAAAAACTGTAATATTTTCAACACTTGCCATAGCGTTTGTCTATATAGCGGATTTACTTTTAAACAGTTTTGGAGCCGGGAAATTGCCATACATTCATGATTCTTCGACTTTTGGAGTCATCATAAGTATTGTGATTGTAGCCGTTGCATCTTTTAATCTTATCATTGATTTCGATTTGATTGAAAAAGGCGCGTATGACCGCGCTCCCAAATATATGGAGTGGTACAGCGCTCTTTCTCTTATGATAACGCTCGTATGGCTTTATCTCGAAATGCTGAAACTCCTTTCAAAGCTGAACAGGAAAGACTGA
- a CDS encoding bis(5'-nucleosyl)-tetraphosphatase: MLKEFSCGAVLYKMKNDNPLFLLVNSKRSRIWGFPKGHIENCESEIETARREIFEETGIKNISFIKNFRQEDVYIIDDTASRTDERQVEKHSIYFLASALEDASDFDKNEILELKWANINQARDMLSFVNQKKIVNSAAYNLIIGGQHEQSAFKR, encoded by the coding sequence ATGCTTAAAGAATTTTCCTGCGGCGCGGTACTTTATAAAATGAAAAATGACAATCCTTTATTTTTGCTTGTAAATTCAAAACGAAGCAGAATATGGGGATTTCCAAAAGGACATATTGAAAACTGCGAGAGCGAAATAGAGACTGCAAGAAGAGAAATTTTTGAAGAAACGGGAATTAAAAATATTTCGTTCATTAAAAATTTCAGACAGGAGGATGTATATATAATTGACGACACAGCAAGTCGCACGGACGAAAGACAAGTCGAAAAACATTCAATATATTTTCTTGCATCGGCACTTGAAGACGCTTCGGATTTTGACAAAAACGAGATATTGGAATTAAAATGGGCTAATATAAATCAAGCGCGAGATATGCTTTCTTTCGTCAATCAAAAAAAAATCGTAAATTCAGCAGCTTATAATTTAATCATTGGAGGACAACATGAGCAATCCGCTTTTAAAAGATAG
- a CDS encoding competence/damage-inducible protein A → MKIELICTGSELLTGKVNTNAAYIGSRLSAIGFEISLVTDVGDKKQDLLREFKRAFKRSNIVITTGGLGPTFDDITVETAAECLNLEIYPDEKVLNSIKEYFLKRSVAASIPKINEKQANIIRGAKVLENRVGTAPGQMLHFKFKDSEKKYRKTLFLLPGPPEEMKPIFEENVEPFLKSYSVGIKKNGVLHVFGIAESAVEEMIKPVMEEAVSGDSKFVEFGILASKSVIDIKFSVSGTDELFVDETISKLKLGFGNVLKDNIFGFDNDTLASVAGRLLLENKKTVSFAESCTGGNIAAAITDIPGSSLYFKSSVVTYSNESKMKLLGVKEETLTNFGAVSKETVKEMAEGVLKLSDSDYAFSVTGIAGPIGGTKKKPVGLVYIGSADKKKTESFKFNFSGTRKDIRKRTVNTALDLLRRKLIAKHSY, encoded by the coding sequence ATGAAAATTGAACTCATCTGTACGGGAAGCGAACTCCTTACCGGAAAAGTTAATACCAATGCCGCTTATATAGGCTCAAGACTTTCTGCTATAGGATTTGAAATATCGCTTGTTACCGACGTCGGTGACAAAAAACAGGATTTGCTGCGGGAATTTAAAAGAGCTTTTAAGAGAAGTAATATTGTTATTACCACAGGCGGACTAGGTCCGACATTTGACGATATAACAGTTGAAACCGCTGCGGAATGCTTAAATCTCGAGATATATCCCGACGAAAAAGTTTTAAATTCTATAAAAGAGTACTTCTTAAAACGCTCTGTTGCTGCTTCAATTCCTAAAATTAACGAGAAACAGGCAAATATTATCAGAGGCGCAAAAGTTTTAGAAAACCGCGTTGGAACAGCGCCGGGTCAGATGTTACATTTTAAATTTAAAGACAGCGAAAAAAAATACCGAAAAACATTGTTTCTGCTTCCCGGACCTCCAGAAGAAATGAAGCCGATATTTGAAGAAAACGTCGAGCCGTTTTTAAAAAGTTATTCTGTCGGCATAAAGAAGAATGGAGTATTACATGTATTCGGAATTGCAGAATCCGCGGTTGAAGAGATGATAAAGCCCGTTATGGAGGAAGCCGTATCCGGCGATTCAAAATTTGTGGAGTTCGGCATTCTCGCAAGTAAATCGGTTATAGACATAAAATTTTCAGTTTCCGGAACAGATGAACTTTTTGTCGATGAGACAATAAGCAAGTTAAAACTCGGGTTTGGCAACGTCTTAAAAGACAATATTTTTGGTTTTGATAACGATACTCTTGCATCCGTCGCGGGACGACTCCTGCTTGAAAATAAAAAAACAGTTTCTTTTGCAGAGTCTTGCACAGGGGGAAATATAGCGGCAGCAATTACAGACATTCCCGGAAGTTCTTTATATTTTAAAAGTTCTGTTGTCACATACTCAAATGAATCAAAAATGAAACTGCTCGGAGTAAAAGAAGAAACTTTGACAAATTTCGGAGCTGTAAGCAAAGAGACAGTCAAAGAGATGGCGGAAGGCGTTCTGAAACTTTCGGACAGTGATTATGCTTTTTCAGTAACTGGAATTGCAGGACCAATCGGCGGAACAAAAAAAAAACCGGTTGGTCTTGTGTATATAGGTTCTGCCGATAAAAAGAAAACTGAGAGCTTTAAATTTAATTTTAGCGGAACAAGAAAAGACATAAGAAAAAGAACCGTAAATACAGCGCTGGATTTATTGAGAAGAAAGCTTATAGCAAAACATTCCTATTAA
- the thrC gene encoding threonine synthase — translation MGYRGLIEKYRKNLPVSDKTPVISLHEGNTPLLPARNLPDKLGFNGKIYLKFEGMNPTGSFKDRGMTMAVSKAVEDGSKIVICASTGNTSASAAAYAARAGIKCVVLIPEGKIALGKLSQAVMHGAEVLEIDGNFDEALNLVKELSSKYPLTLVNSINPFRIEGQKTAAYEICESLEQSPDYQFMPVGNAGNITAYWKGYKEYNKAAPEKYTLPKMMGFQAAGSAPIVEGHPITNPETIATAIRIGNPASWKTAEEARDESGGVIDKVTDEEILEAYRIVAVTEGVFCEPASASSIAGLIKYIKQGYFKSAAPAKIVCILTGHGLKDPDTAVTNAVKPKKVKADIKDIINTIGF, via the coding sequence ATGGGTTACAGAGGTTTGATTGAAAAGTACAGGAAAAATCTGCCGGTCAGCGACAAAACTCCGGTTATATCTCTTCATGAGGGAAATACCCCTCTACTACCTGCAAGAAATCTGCCTGATAAACTCGGATTTAACGGTAAAATATATCTTAAGTTTGAAGGAATGAATCCCACCGGTTCTTTCAAAGACAGAGGAATGACAATGGCTGTTTCAAAAGCCGTCGAAGACGGAAGCAAGATTGTCATCTGCGCCTCGACCGGGAATACTTCGGCTTCTGCCGCGGCTTATGCCGCAAGAGCGGGAATAAAATGCGTAGTGCTGATACCTGAAGGCAAAATAGCGCTTGGAAAACTTTCTCAGGCTGTTATGCACGGAGCGGAAGTTTTGGAAATCGACGGAAACTTTGATGAAGCGTTAAATCTCGTAAAAGAGTTAAGCAGCAAATATCCTCTTACTTTGGTTAATTCAATCAATCCTTTCAGAATAGAAGGACAAAAAACCGCAGCTTATGAAATATGCGAAAGTCTGGAGCAGTCTCCTGACTATCAGTTTATGCCGGTCGGTAATGCCGGAAATATTACCGCATACTGGAAAGGATATAAAGAATATAATAAGGCAGCACCGGAAAAATATACTCTTCCTAAAATGATGGGTTTTCAAGCAGCAGGTTCAGCTCCGATAGTTGAAGGACATCCTATTACAAACCCTGAAACAATAGCAACCGCTATAAGAATAGGAAATCCCGCTTCATGGAAGACCGCCGAAGAAGCAAGAGATGAATCCGGCGGCGTAATAGACAAAGTAACAGACGAAGAAATACTGGAAGCGTACAGAATTGTGGCTGTAACGGAAGGCGTTTTCTGCGAGCCTGCTTCTGCTTCATCTATAGCGGGACTTATAAAATATATTAAGCAGGGCTATTTTAAAAGTGCTGCTCCCGCAAAAATTGTCTGCATACTTACCGGACACGGCTTGAAAGATCCGGATACCGCAGTAACAAACGCTGTTAAGCCCAAAAAAGTTAAAGCAGATATTAAAGATATTATAAACACTATAGGATTTTAA
- a CDS encoding DUF4238 domain-containing protein produces MPKTKNNHYIPQFYSSKWKFNDTQVYCLQKENSNIFKPNPRNIFADRIWDNEVENMFAQIENNVWFPTINKILKDKTMDKLSETEFGNFYSFIVALKVRKKHIVAEAYETAESDLAKFADELIRHGKATKEEIEELQKYNKPLSNYSFLSVFNPGGAIFGQFKRFTFGNKIIEEKDMQYGQFLTSNHPLLMLGEKGKVDLIMIALTPKLLIFGARGPEIFKTVHNKPINIIIKEFNKEIYNDTESEYIISNKRFLLKQFL; encoded by the coding sequence ATGCCGAAAACAAAAAATAATCACTATATTCCTCAGTTTTACAGTTCAAAGTGGAAATTTAATGACACGCAAGTATACTGCCTGCAAAAAGAAAATTCTAATATATTTAAACCCAATCCGCGAAATATATTTGCTGACAGAATATGGGACAATGAAGTTGAAAATATGTTTGCACAAATTGAAAATAACGTTTGGTTTCCTACTATAAATAAGATTCTTAAAGATAAAACAATGGATAAGTTGTCAGAAACAGAATTTGGGAATTTTTATTCTTTTATAGTCGCTCTTAAAGTAAGAAAAAAACATATTGTTGCTGAAGCTTATGAAACAGCAGAGTCCGACCTTGCTAAATTCGCTGATGAATTGATAAGACATGGGAAAGCTACTAAAGAAGAAATAGAAGAATTACAAAAATATAACAAACCGCTATCCAATTATTCTTTTTTATCAGTGTTTAATCCGGGAGGAGCGATATTTGGTCAGTTTAAAAGATTTACCTTTGGCAACAAAATAATAGAAGAAAAAGATATGCAATATGGACAATTTCTTACTTCAAATCACCCATTGCTGATGCTGGGCGAAAAAGGTAAAGTAGATTTAATAATGATAGCTTTGACTCCAAAGTTACTTATTTTTGGAGCAAGAGGTCCTGAGATATTTAAAACAGTGCATAATAAACCAATAAATATTATTATCAAAGAATTCAATAAAGAAATCTATAATGATACTGAGTCTGAGTATATTATATCCAATAAAAGATTTCTCCTTAAACAGTTTTTGTGA
- a CDS encoding KAP family P-loop NTPase fold protein, producing MTDNQTLDEKIQIKQDDCKKEIFNADKDKKDDILGRIRFAENMSLRLLNYKADESVIIGLNGEWGSGKSSVINLIKQCINNNNDNAGKPAIINFNPWTFSKREDITRYFFDEISSAFDYKNRSEEDKATAEKFRSYAKLLGALEYVPNSSVFLFSKFLKNIFKRCEKYCRKSENVSIMGIKNELNDRLIKNKRNTIVFIDDIDRLTNKEIREIFRLVRVNADFWKMIYVIAFDRHIVEKSFEEQGKEYLENIIQVNVNVPFPSKEGLSQFLCKELDRVIKTLPASVQELFQ from the coding sequence ATGACTGACAATCAAACTTTAGATGAAAAAATACAAATAAAACAAGATGACTGTAAAAAGGAAATTTTTAATGCGGATAAAGATAAAAAGGATGATATACTTGGAAGAATTCGTTTTGCCGAAAATATGTCTTTGAGGTTATTGAATTATAAGGCTGATGAAAGTGTCATTATTGGACTTAATGGAGAGTGGGGATCAGGAAAATCATCAGTTATAAACTTAATTAAACAATGCATTAATAACAATAACGATAATGCTGGCAAGCCGGCAATAATAAATTTTAATCCTTGGACGTTTTCAAAAAGAGAGGATATAACAAGGTATTTTTTCGATGAAATATCTTCTGCATTTGATTACAAAAACAGAAGTGAAGAAGATAAAGCTACAGCGGAAAAATTCAGGAGTTATGCCAAATTGCTAGGAGCTTTAGAATATGTTCCCAACTCTTCTGTTTTCTTATTTTCCAAGTTTTTAAAGAATATTTTTAAAAGATGTGAAAAGTATTGTAGAAAATCCGAGAATGTATCTATAATGGGTATTAAAAATGAACTTAATGATCGTTTAATTAAAAACAAAAGAAATACAATTGTGTTTATTGATGACATAGACAGGTTAACCAATAAAGAAATCAGAGAAATATTCAGATTAGTAAGAGTTAATGCTGATTTCTGGAAAATGATATATGTAATTGCTTTTGACAGACATATTGTTGAAAAAAGCTTTGAAGAACAGGGGAAAGAATATTTAGAGAATATCATACAAGTAAATGTTAATGTGCCGTTTCCTTCTAAAGAAGGACTTTCACAGTTTCTTTGCAAGGAATTAGACCGGGTAATAAAAACACTGCCGGCATCAGTGCAGGAGTTATTTCAATAA
- a CDS encoding Fic family protein — protein sequence MFLAAVTHYQFVTTHPYYDSSGRTARILTTLVLHKCGYELKGIYNLEEYYAKNFRMLS from the coding sequence ATGTTCCTAGCCGCTGTAACTCATTATCAGTTTGTTACAACACATCCTTATTATGACAGCAGCGGCAGAACAGCCAGAATTTTGACAACTCTGGTTTTACATAAATGCGGTTATGAACTTAAAGGCATATATAATTTAGAAGAATACTATGCAAAAAATTTTAGGATGCTCTCATAA
- a CDS encoding type I restriction-modification system subunit M, producing the protein MSSFSDKASFIWSVAGLLRGNFKPSEYGRVILPFTVLRRFDCVLAPHKDRILEINKTLTVTNKAPVFKRYTGYDYYNISKFNFEKLRDDSNAVETNLRDYINGFSDDIRAILDSFEIGITIERLKKANLLYLIVQKFAELGLDEKSIDNLTMGYMFEELIRRFSEQSNETAGEHFTPREVIELMVGLLLEEDGDILNTEGKVIKVYDPACGTGGMLAVAQKTLQEYNSKIKVIPFGQELNPETYAICKSDMIIKGNSQAGIVLGNSFSEDGFKDEKFDYMLSNPPFGVEWKKVQSFILDEAEKQGFNGRFGAGTPRISDGSLLFLQNMISKMIPQKDGGSRIAIVFNGSPLFTGDAGSGENEIRKWIIENDFLEAVIGLPDQLFYNTGIATYIWILSNRKSDRRKGKIRLVNGVSFFEKMRKSLGNKRNEISDKSRNALVNLYSMYESDENYIDFDNSDFGYKKITIDRPLYDKDGKPELDKKGNKKPNAELRDTETVPLKEDVNEYFKREVLPYVPDAWIDESKTKTGYKIPFTRCFYKVVPLRSSQEIMKEIECLKKDIDEAFQELIK; encoded by the coding sequence ATGAGTAGTTTTTCAGATAAAGCTAGTTTTATTTGGAGCGTCGCGGGCTTACTAAGAGGTAATTTCAAGCCAAGCGAATACGGCAGAGTTATTCTGCCGTTTACAGTTTTGAGACGTTTTGACTGCGTTTTAGCGCCGCATAAAGATAGGATTTTAGAAATCAACAAAACTCTTACCGTAACAAATAAAGCTCCGGTATTTAAACGCTATACCGGATATGATTACTATAATATCAGCAAGTTTAATTTTGAAAAATTGCGCGATGATAGCAACGCTGTTGAAACCAATTTAAGAGATTATATTAACGGTTTTTCAGATGATATAAGAGCAATACTTGATAGTTTTGAAATAGGAATAACAATTGAACGGCTTAAAAAAGCAAATTTACTTTATTTAATAGTTCAGAAGTTTGCCGAGTTGGGTTTAGATGAAAAATCCATAGATAATTTAACGATGGGATATATGTTTGAAGAACTCATTCGCAGATTCTCAGAACAGTCTAATGAAACAGCCGGCGAACATTTTACTCCAAGGGAAGTTATTGAGTTAATGGTTGGTCTTCTTTTAGAAGAAGATGGCGATATTCTTAATACTGAAGGTAAAGTAATAAAAGTTTATGATCCTGCCTGCGGAACAGGAGGTATGCTGGCTGTCGCTCAAAAAACCCTGCAAGAGTACAACAGTAAAATAAAAGTTATTCCTTTCGGTCAAGAACTCAATCCGGAAACTTATGCGATATGCAAGTCAGATATGATTATAAAAGGCAACAGTCAGGCTGGGATCGTGCTTGGAAACAGCTTCTCTGAAGACGGATTTAAAGATGAAAAATTTGATTATATGCTTTCTAATCCGCCGTTCGGCGTGGAGTGGAAAAAAGTACAAAGTTTTATTTTAGACGAGGCAGAAAAACAAGGATTTAACGGACGCTTCGGCGCAGGTACGCCGAGAATATCAGATGGTTCATTGCTTTTTCTGCAAAATATGATTTCAAAAATGATTCCGCAGAAAGACGGTGGTAGCAGAATAGCAATAGTTTTTAACGGTTCCCCGTTGTTTACAGGCGACGCTGGCAGCGGAGAAAATGAAATAAGAAAGTGGATAATAGAAAATGATTTTCTTGAAGCTGTTATAGGACTTCCTGACCAGCTTTTTTACAATACCGGCATTGCTACATATATATGGATTTTAAGCAACCGTAAATCAGATCGCAGAAAAGGCAAAATCCGCTTAGTTAACGGAGTATCTTTTTTTGAGAAAATGCGCAAATCTCTTGGCAATAAACGCAATGAAATAAGCGATAAAAGCAGAAATGCTTTAGTCAATTTATATTCAATGTATGAATCTGACGAAAATTATATTGATTTTGATAACAGCGATTTCGGTTATAAAAAAATTACTATTGATCGTCCCTTGTATGATAAAGATGGAAAGCCTGAACTTGACAAGAAAGGCAATAAAAAACCAAATGCGGAATTAAGAGATACAGAAACAGTGCCGTTAAAAGAAGATGTAAATGAATATTTTAAACGCGAAGTTTTGCCGTATGTGCCTGATGCATGGATTGATGAGAGTAAGACAAAGACAGGCTACAAAATTCCTTTTACAAGATGTTTTTATAAGGTTGTTCCGCTGCGTTCAAGTCAAGAAATTATGAAAGAAATAGAATGTCTTAAAAAAGATATTGACGAGGCTTTTCAGGAGCTTATTAAATAA
- a CDS encoding restriction endonuclease subunit S, with the protein MELYSKYKPSGIEWIGDIPVDWEIKKLKYIAELDKENLAEKTDPDYKFEYIDIGSVSNGRIDKTTEMIFKESPSSARMVVKKGDIIVSTVRTYLRAIAYIEKHDKYICSTGFCVLTPKDIDSKYLYFYCMSEFFVQEISRNSVGVTYPAISSYAVGRVYILIPPLEKQKEIANLLDDKTEKIDNLIENITKQIKKLQEYRKSIIGEAVTGKAAI; encoded by the coding sequence ATGGAATTATATTCAAAATATAAACCCAGCGGGATTGAATGGATAGGCGATATTCCGGTGGACTGGGAAATTAAAAAATTGAAATACATAGCTGAACTGGATAAAGAAAATCTAGCCGAGAAAACAGACCCCGATTATAAATTTGAATACATAGATATTGGAAGCGTTTCTAATGGAAGAATTGATAAAACAACAGAGATGATATTTAAAGAGAGTCCTTCAAGTGCAAGGATGGTTGTAAAAAAAGGGGATATTATTGTTTCAACTGTAAGGACTTATCTAAGAGCAATAGCGTATATTGAAAAACACGATAAATATATATGTTCCACAGGGTTTTGTGTACTTACTCCTAAAGATATAGATTCAAAATACTTATACTTCTACTGCATGAGTGAATTTTTTGTTCAAGAAATTAGCAGAAATTCCGTAGGTGTTACTTATCCCGCGATTAGTTCTTATGCCGTTGGAAGAGTGTACATACTAATTCCGCCGCTTGAAAAGCAAAAAGAAATAGCAAACCTTCTTGACGATAAAACAGAAAAAATTGACAATCTTATTGAGAATATAACAAAGCAGATAAAAAAATTACAAGAGTACCGCAAAAGTATTATCGGCGAAGCGGTTACAGGAAAGGCAGCTATATAG